From Streptomyces sp. GSL17-111, one genomic window encodes:
- a CDS encoding sigma-70 family RNA polymerase sigma factor, whose product MSEDAVVADRTSQDDALMRALYDEHAGPLLAFVLRLVGGDRHRAEDVVQETLLRAWRNAEQLQRATGSVRPWLVTVARRIVIDGHRNRKARPQEVDATPLEAIPAADEIDRALRLMTISEAMADLTDAHREALVETYFKGRTVNEAAEVLRVPPGTVRSRVFYALRSMKLSLEEKGVTA is encoded by the coding sequence GTGAGTGAGGATGCCGTCGTGGCCGACCGAACGTCGCAGGACGACGCCCTCATGCGAGCCCTCTACGACGAACACGCCGGACCGCTGCTGGCGTTCGTGCTGCGCCTGGTCGGCGGCGACCGCCACCGTGCCGAGGACGTCGTGCAGGAGACGCTGCTGCGCGCCTGGCGCAACGCCGAACAGCTCCAGCGGGCCACCGGGTCGGTGCGGCCGTGGCTGGTGACGGTCGCCCGCCGCATCGTCATCGACGGTCACCGCAACCGGAAGGCCCGGCCGCAGGAGGTGGACGCCACCCCCCTCGAGGCGATCCCGGCCGCCGACGAGATCGACCGCGCGCTGCGGCTCATGACGATCTCCGAGGCCATGGCCGACCTCACCGACGCCCATCGCGAGGCGCTGGTGGAGACGTATTTCAAGGGCCGCACCGTGAACGAGGCGGCCGAGGTGCTCCGGGTGCCGCCCGGTACCGTCCGGTCCCGGGTCTTCTACGCGCTGCGCTCGATGAAGCTCTCGCTGGAGGAGAAGGGGGTGACGGCATGA
- a CDS encoding zf-HC2 domain-containing protein, protein MTAADPHAHHSDVGAYAIGVLDPADAARFEEHLAVCSACGRELEELLGLGPVLAEYAQDAPDTDTLTARPGPGLLEGLLRDVAATARRRRGRRLALVAAAVVLLVAGPVAGAAWSERDGTPAQARGAAEVVFADGDKLTATDPGTRVAATVSTVPRAWGTEIAVRLAGVTGPQTCGLVAVGKDGTEQTVTTWSVPAGGYGWEEPHLYVGGAAYDRSEIARFEVRTLDGEHLVTVPG, encoded by the coding sequence ATGACCGCCGCGGACCCGCACGCGCACCACTCGGACGTCGGTGCCTACGCCATCGGTGTGCTGGACCCCGCCGACGCGGCGCGCTTCGAGGAGCACCTGGCCGTGTGCAGCGCCTGCGGGCGTGAGCTGGAGGAGCTGCTGGGCCTCGGTCCCGTGCTCGCCGAGTACGCACAGGACGCCCCGGACACCGACACGCTCACCGCCCGCCCCGGTCCGGGGCTGCTGGAGGGGCTGCTCCGCGACGTCGCGGCCACCGCGCGGCGGCGGCGCGGACGGCGGCTCGCGCTGGTCGCGGCGGCCGTCGTCCTGCTCGTCGCCGGTCCGGTCGCCGGCGCCGCCTGGAGCGAGCGGGACGGCACCCCGGCGCAGGCGCGCGGTGCGGCCGAGGTCGTCTTCGCCGACGGCGACAAGCTGACCGCCACCGACCCCGGCACCCGCGTCGCCGCCACCGTCTCCACCGTGCCGCGCGCCTGGGGCACCGAGATCGCCGTGCGGCTCGCCGGCGTCACCGGGCCGCAGACCTGCGGCCTCGTGGCCGTCGGCAAGGACGGGACCGAGCAGACGGTCACCACGTGGTCCGTGCCCGCCGGTGGCTACGGCTGGGAGGAACCGCACCTGTACGTGGGCGGCGCCGCCTACGACCGGTCCGAGATCGCCCGCTTCGAGGTGCGCACCCTGGACGGGGAGCACCTCGTCACCGTCCCCGGCTGA
- a CDS encoding HelD family protein, with translation MPWTQRKGALALEAQDTGVREREIHAEQNHLDAVYRRLEEKIHDAEFLMADAGRRAQVGTPGALAERDAQVFRAGVHLNRLNSEFEDFLFGRIDLLDGKDGERGPDGAYTSVEPAEGAVRPDLTADIAETLHIGRIGVLDADYAPLVIDWRAPAAAPFYRATPVAPGRVVRRRVIRSRGRRVLGVEDDLLRPELTARLDGEELPAVGDGALMAALGRARGHTMRDIVASIQAEQDEVIRAPAASVTEVEGGPGTGKTAVALHRAAYLLYQDRRRYAGGILVVSPTPLLVSYTEGVLPSLGEEGQVAIRALGSLVDGAEAEAHDPMDVARIKGSGRMTKVLRRAARGTLERAGGPGAAAGLRVVVFGARVELDAEELRAVRTAALGGTAPVNLLRPRARKLLLDALWEKAGGPVRHPPGSDPELAAEARQAFDEDVTEEEPFQEFLAAWWPELTPRLVLAALRDERRLGRWARRVLQPREVRRLARSLSRLDAAGRGPLSVHDVALLDELQQVLGAPARPKKREMDPLDQFTGLAELTTAADRDPTRRAARAERAGEDRRDYAHVIVDEAQDLTPMQWRMVGRRGRQATWTVVGDPAQSSWSDQDDAAEARREALGTRPRRRFELTVNYRNPSEIAELASRVLALAMPGTQPPKAVRSTGLVPRFAVVGGSGGSGGRPGGLGDAVRREAGRLLDEVEGTVGVVVPMAARERAGRWLAGLGDRVVALGSLEAKGLEYDATLVVTPAEIADESPAGLRVLYVALTRATQRLTILSGERDLPDADGVPDLLRE, from the coding sequence CTGCCCTGGACACAGCGGAAGGGGGCCCTTGCGTTGGAGGCGCAGGACACCGGCGTGCGGGAACGCGAGATCCACGCCGAGCAGAACCACCTGGACGCGGTCTACCGCCGTCTGGAGGAGAAGATCCACGACGCCGAGTTCCTGATGGCCGACGCGGGCCGGCGCGCCCAGGTCGGCACGCCCGGCGCGCTCGCCGAACGGGACGCCCAGGTGTTCCGCGCCGGCGTCCACCTGAACCGGCTCAACAGCGAGTTCGAGGACTTCCTCTTCGGCCGCATCGACCTCCTGGACGGCAAGGACGGGGAGCGGGGCCCCGACGGCGCCTACACCTCCGTCGAGCCCGCCGAGGGGGCCGTGCGTCCGGACCTGACCGCCGACATCGCCGAGACGCTGCACATCGGCCGGATCGGCGTGCTCGACGCCGACTACGCCCCGCTCGTCATCGACTGGCGCGCCCCCGCCGCCGCCCCCTTCTACCGGGCCACCCCCGTCGCCCCGGGCCGCGTCGTCCGCCGCCGGGTCATCCGGTCCCGGGGCCGCCGGGTCCTCGGCGTCGAGGACGACCTGCTGCGGCCGGAACTGACCGCCCGACTCGACGGCGAGGAACTGCCCGCCGTCGGCGACGGCGCGCTCATGGCCGCGCTCGGCCGCGCCCGCGGCCACACCATGCGGGACATCGTCGCCTCCATCCAGGCCGAGCAGGACGAGGTCATCCGGGCCCCGGCCGCGTCCGTCACCGAGGTGGAGGGCGGACCGGGCACGGGCAAGACGGCCGTCGCCCTGCACCGGGCGGCTTACCTGCTCTACCAGGACCGGCGCCGGTACGCGGGAGGCATCCTCGTCGTCAGCCCCACCCCGCTGCTCGTCTCCTACACCGAGGGCGTGCTGCCCTCGCTCGGGGAGGAGGGGCAGGTGGCGATCCGGGCGCTCGGCTCCCTCGTCGACGGCGCGGAGGCCGAGGCCCACGACCCCATGGACGTCGCACGGATCAAGGGCTCCGGCCGGATGACGAAGGTGCTGCGCCGCGCCGCGCGGGGCACGCTGGAGCGGGCCGGCGGGCCCGGGGCGGCGGCCGGACTGCGGGTCGTCGTCTTCGGCGCCCGCGTCGAGCTGGACGCCGAGGAGCTGCGCGCCGTCCGCACGGCCGCACTCGGCGGCACCGCGCCGGTGAACCTGCTGCGCCCCCGCGCCCGCAAGCTGCTGCTCGACGCGCTGTGGGAGAAGGCGGGCGGGCCCGTGCGTCACCCGCCGGGCAGCGACCCGGAGCTGGCCGCCGAGGCGCGGCAGGCGTTCGACGAGGACGTCACGGAGGAGGAGCCCTTCCAGGAGTTCCTGGCCGCCTGGTGGCCGGAGCTGACGCCCCGGCTTGTGCTCGCCGCCCTGCGTGACGAGCGGCGGCTCGGCCGCTGGGCGCGCCGGGTGCTCCAGCCCCGCGAGGTGCGCAGGCTCGCCCGCTCGCTGTCCCGGCTGGACGCCGCCGGGCGGGGGCCGCTCTCCGTGCACGACGTCGCGCTGCTGGACGAGCTCCAGCAGGTCCTCGGCGCCCCGGCGCGGCCGAAGAAGCGGGAGATGGACCCGCTGGACCAGTTCACCGGCCTGGCCGAGCTGACCACGGCCGCCGACCGCGACCCCACACGCCGGGCGGCCCGCGCCGAGCGGGCGGGGGAGGACCGCCGCGACTACGCCCACGTCATCGTGGACGAGGCGCAGGACCTCACCCCCATGCAGTGGCGCATGGTGGGCCGGCGCGGACGGCAGGCGACGTGGACGGTCGTCGGCGATCCGGCGCAGTCCTCCTGGTCGGACCAGGACGACGCGGCCGAGGCGCGGCGGGAGGCCCTCGGCACGCGCCCCCGGCGGCGGTTCGAGCTGACCGTCAACTACCGCAACCCGTCGGAGATCGCCGAGCTGGCCTCGCGCGTCCTGGCCCTGGCCATGCCGGGCACGCAACCGCCGAAGGCGGTGCGCTCCACCGGCCTCGTGCCCCGCTTCGCCGTCGTCGGCGGCTCCGGCGGCTCCGGCGGTCGTCCCGGCGGCCTCGGCGACGCGGTGCGCCGGGAGGCGGGGCGGCTGCTCGACGAGGTGGAGGGCACGGTCGGCGTGGTCGTCCCCATGGCCGCGCGGGAGCGGGCGGGCCGCTGGCTGGCCGGCCTCGGCGACCGGGTCGTCGCGCTCGGCAGCCTGGAGGCGAAGGGGCTGGAGTACGACGCGACGCTCGTCGTGACGCCGGCCGAGATCGCCGACGAGTCCCCGGCCGGGCTGCGGGTGCTCTACGTCGCCCTCACCCGGGCCACGCAGCGGCTGACGATCCTCTCCGGCGAGCGTGACCTGCCGGACGCGGACGGGGTGCCGGACCTGCTGCGGGAGTAG